In the Panulirus ornatus isolate Po-2019 chromosome 57, ASM3632096v1, whole genome shotgun sequence genome, one interval contains:
- the LOC139766378 gene encoding uncharacterized protein — MTEDGYSPVAVSSPAAGDTAGDADGWEGGRLKKLAWMALPCLSVLLYLGDLTTTLCYAANLFLRADVRDAFILGLDLRTWAWLIIMVRVTSGVVINVIVTLSRHKIGLLDKRNKAMELLKCCVPEFHALSALYRHMEMALSEPVSVSVLELAAFTRLLQTVLEAVPQTLLQTYFLFTDQTRKDSNFARDLPATSVSFSLLNATFGYTFFLVYMYYDTEYECPRLRQGLLLALASFLILGGRAFSVSLMAWAYMPWLACLCLLIIVLVIFSWWTARVQQRRGHPCYNLPARTAITLFQTFTAATDLKLMLTLAVIYTGLSVTYVIQLHQTATHWALFCVPIFAQVVGTFLAWVCRRLYERAYETLTRSVLPDERASTRTEQAEDDGVP; from the exons ATGACTGAAGACGGGTACAGCCCAGTGGCCGTCAGCTCCCCTGCAGCAGGGGACACTGCCGGTGATGCTGACGGCTGGGAAGGGGGAAGACTCAAGAAATTAGCGTGGATGGCGCTTCCCTGCCTGAGTGTGCTCCTCTACCTGGGTGATCTGACGACCACCTTGTGCTACGCTGCCAACCTCTTCCTCCGCGCCGACGTGCGGGACGCGTTCATCCTAGGGCTGGACTTGAGGACGTGGGCATGGCTCATCATCATGGTCCGCGTCACCTCAGGCGTCGTCATCAACGTCATCGTCACCCTGAGCAG GCACAAGATTGGCCTCCTGGACAAGAGGAATAAAGCGATGGAGTTACTGAAGTGCTGCGTACCGGAGTTCCACGCGTTGTCGGC GCTCTACCGACACATGGAGATGGCCCTGAGTGAgcctgtgtctgtgagtgtgttggaGCTGGCGGCCTTCACCCGCCTCCTACAGACCGTGCTGGAGGCTGTACCACAGACCCTCCTACAGACCTACTTCCTCTTCACAGACCAAACGCGAAAGGATTCCAACTTCGCCA GAGACCTGCCCGCTACCAGCGTGAGCTTCTCCCTGCTGAACGCCACCTTCGGCTACACATTCTTCCTGGTGTACATGTACTACGACACGGAATACGAGTGCCCTCGCCTCCGTCAGGGCCTCCTGCTCGCCCTCGCCTCCTTCTTGATTCTTG GTGGTCGGGCCTTCTCGGTGTCGCTGATGGCGTGGGCCTACATGCCATGGCTCGCCTGCCTCTGCCTGCTGATCATCGTGCTCGTGATCTTCTCCTGGTGGACTGCTAGGGTGCAGCAGCGGCGTGGCCACCCCTGCTACAACCTCCCCGCGCGCACCGCCATCACCCTCTTCCAGACCTTCACGGCAGCCACCGACCTGAAGCTGATGCTGACCCTGGCCGTCATCTACACTGGTCTCTCCGTGACATACGTCATCCAACTTCACCAGACCGCGACGCACTGGGCGCTCTTCTGCGTGCCTATATTTGCTCAGGTCGTAGGCACGTTCCTGGCGTGGGTCTGCCGACGCCTGTACGAGAGGGCGTACGAGACGCTGACCCGCTCTGTCCTACCAGACGAACGAGCGTCTACGAGAACCGAGCAAGCTGAGGACGACGGAGTTCCCTGA